A genomic region of Camelus ferus isolate YT-003-E chromosome 11, BCGSAC_Cfer_1.0, whole genome shotgun sequence contains the following coding sequences:
- the LZTS2 gene encoding leucine zipper putative tumor suppressor 2 isoform X1 — protein sequence MAIVQTLPVPLEPAPEAATAPQAPVMGSVSSLISGRPCPGGPAPPRHHGPPGPTFFRQQDGLLRSGYEAQEPLCPAVPPRKAVPGTSFTYVNEDFRTESPPSPSSDIEDAREQRARNAHLRGPPPKLIPVSGKLEKNMEKILIRPTAFKPVLPKPRGAPSLPSFLGPRAAGLSGSQGSLTQLFGGPASSSSSSSSSAADKPLTLSGWASGCPSGTLSDSGRNSLSSLPTYSTGGAEPATSSPGGHLPSHGPGRGALPGPARGAPAGPSHSDSGRSSSSKSTGSLGGRVAGGLLGSGPRASPDSSSCGERSPPPPPPPPPPSDEALLHCVLEGKLRDREAELQQLRDGLDENEVTMCQAYEERQRHWQREREALREDGVAQAQRAQRAQQLLQLQVFQLQQEKRQLQDDFAQLLQEREQLERRCATFEREQRELGPRLEETKWEVCQKSGEISLLKQQLKESQAELVQKGSELVALRVALREARAALRVSEGRARGLQEAARTRELELEACSQELQRHRQEAERLREKAGQLDTEAAGLREPPVPPATADPFLLAESDEAKAQRAAAGVGGSLRAQVERLRAELQRERRRGEEQRDSFEGERLAWQAEKEQVIRYQKQLQHNYIQMYRRNRQLEQELQQLSLELEARELADLGLAEPSPCICLEEITATEI from the exons ATGGCCATTGTGCAGACACTGCCGGTGCCACTCGAGCCCGCTCCTGAGGCCGCCACTGCCCCACAAGCTCCAGTCATGGGCAGCGTGAGCAGCCTCATCTCGGGCCGGCCCTGCCCCGGGGGGCCGGCTCCTCCCCGCCACCACGGCCCCCCGGGGCCTACCTTCTTCCGCCAGCAGGATGGGCTGCTGCGAAGTGGCTATGAGGCACAGGAGCCGCTCTGCCCAGCTGTGCCTCCCAGGAAGGCTGTCCCTGGCACCAGCTTTACCTACGTCAACGAGGACTTCCGGACAGAGTCACCCCCCAGCCCAAGCAGTGACATTGAAGATGCCCGAGAGCAGCGGGCACGCAATGCCCATCTCCGAGGCCCCCCACCCAAGCTCATCCCCGTCTCTGGAAAGCTGGAGAAG AACATGGAGAAAATCCTGATCCGCCCAACAGCCTTCAAGCCAGTGCTGCCCAAACCTCGAGGGGCACCATCCCTACCTAGCTTCCTGGGTCCTCGGGCTGCTGGACTGTCGGGGAGCCAAGGCAGCCTAACACAGCTGTTTgggggccctgcctcctcctcctcttcctcctcctcctcggcagCCGACAAACCTCTGACGCTGAGTGGCTGGGCCAGCGGCTGCCCGTCGGGGACGCTATCCGACTCCGGCCGAAACTCACTGTCCAGCTTGCCTACTTACAGCACCGGGGGTGCAGAGCCAGCCACTAGCTCCCCAGGCGGGCACCTGCCCTCCCACGGCCCTGGGAGGGGGGCACTGCCTGGGCCAGCCCGAGGGGCCCCTGCTGGGCCCTCCCACTCTGACAGCGGTCGATCGTCCTCCAGCAAGAGCACAGGCTCCCTGGGGGGCCGCGTGGCTGGGGGGCTCTTGGGCAGCGGTCCCCGGGCCTCCCCTGACAGCAGTTCCTGTGGGGAacgctccccaccccctcccccaccccctccacccccttcgGATGAGGCCCTGCTGCACTGTGTCCTCGAAGGAAAGCTCCGAGACCGGGAGGCAGAGCTGCAGCAGCTGCGGGATGGTCTGGACGAGAATGAGGTGACCATGTGCCAG GCGTATGAGGAACGGCAGCGGCACTGGCAGCGCGAGCGCGAGGCCCTGCGAGAGGACGGTGTGGCCCAGGCGCAGCGGGCACAGCGGGCCCAACAGCTGCTGCAGCTTCAGGTGTTCCAGCTTCAGCAGGAGAAGCGGCAGCTGCAGGACGACTTTGCGCAGCTGCTGCAGGAACGTGAGCAGCTGGAGCGGCGCTGCGCCACCTTTGAGCGGGAGCAGCGGGAGCTCGGGCCTCGACTTGAGGAGACCAAGTGGGAG GTGTGCCAGAAGTCAGGCGAGATTTCCCTACTGAAGCAGCAACTGAAGGAGTCTCAAGCAGAGCTGGTGCAGAAGGGCAGTGAGCTGGTGGCGCTGCGAGTGGCACTTCGGGAGGCTCGGGCGGCGCTGCGAGTCAGTGAGGGCCGGGCACGGGGCCTCCAGGAGGCTGCCCGAACtcgggagctggagctggaggcctGTTCTCAGGAGCTGCAGCGGCACCGCCAGGAGGCCGAGCGGCTGCGGGAGAAAGCTGGGCAGTTGGACACTGAGGCGGCCGGTCTCCGGGAACCTCCTGTGCCACCTGCCACTGCTGACCCATTCCTCCTGGCAGAGAGTGATGAGGCCAAGGCACAGCGGGcggcagctggggtggggggcagcctgCGGGCCCAGGTGGAGCGGCTCCGGGCAGAGCTACAGCGGGAGCGACGGAGGGGCGAGGAGCAGCGGGACAGCTTCGAAGGGGAGCGGCTGGCCTGGCAGGCGGAGAAGGAGCAGGTGATCCGCTACCAGAAGCAGCTGCAGCACAACTACATCCAGATGTACCGTCGCAACCGGCAGCTGGAGCAGGAGCTTCAACAGCTCAGCCTGGAGCTGGAGGCCCGGGAACTCGCTGACCTGGGTCTGGCGGAGCCGTCTCCCTGCATCTGCCTGGAGGAGATCACTGCCACCGAAATCTAG
- the LZTS2 gene encoding leucine zipper putative tumor suppressor 2 isoform X2, which yields MAIVQTLPVPLEPAPEAATAPQAPVMGSVSSLISGRPCPGGPAPPRHHGPPGPTFFRQQDGLLRSGYEAQEPLCPAVPPRKAVPGTSFTYVNEDFRTESPPSPSSDIEDAREQRARNAHLRGPPPKLIPVSGKLEKNMEKILIRPTAFKPVLPKPRGAPSLPSFLGPRAAGLSGSQGSLTQLFGGPASSSSSSSSSAADKPLTLSGWASGCPSGTLSDSGRNSLSSLPTYSTGGAEPATSSPGGHLPSHGPGRGALPGPARGAPAGPSHSDSGRSSSSKSTGSLGGRVAGGLLGSGPRASPDSSSCGERSPPPPPPPPPPSDEALLHCVLEGKLRDREAELQQLRDGLDENEAYEERQRHWQREREALREDGVAQAQRAQRAQQLLQLQVFQLQQEKRQLQDDFAQLLQEREQLERRCATFEREQRELGPRLEETKWEVCQKSGEISLLKQQLKESQAELVQKGSELVALRVALREARAALRVSEGRARGLQEAARTRELELEACSQELQRHRQEAERLREKAGQLDTEAAGLREPPVPPATADPFLLAESDEAKAQRAAAGVGGSLRAQVERLRAELQRERRRGEEQRDSFEGERLAWQAEKEQVIRYQKQLQHNYIQMYRRNRQLEQELQQLSLELEARELADLGLAEPSPCICLEEITATEI from the exons ATGGCCATTGTGCAGACACTGCCGGTGCCACTCGAGCCCGCTCCTGAGGCCGCCACTGCCCCACAAGCTCCAGTCATGGGCAGCGTGAGCAGCCTCATCTCGGGCCGGCCCTGCCCCGGGGGGCCGGCTCCTCCCCGCCACCACGGCCCCCCGGGGCCTACCTTCTTCCGCCAGCAGGATGGGCTGCTGCGAAGTGGCTATGAGGCACAGGAGCCGCTCTGCCCAGCTGTGCCTCCCAGGAAGGCTGTCCCTGGCACCAGCTTTACCTACGTCAACGAGGACTTCCGGACAGAGTCACCCCCCAGCCCAAGCAGTGACATTGAAGATGCCCGAGAGCAGCGGGCACGCAATGCCCATCTCCGAGGCCCCCCACCCAAGCTCATCCCCGTCTCTGGAAAGCTGGAGAAG AACATGGAGAAAATCCTGATCCGCCCAACAGCCTTCAAGCCAGTGCTGCCCAAACCTCGAGGGGCACCATCCCTACCTAGCTTCCTGGGTCCTCGGGCTGCTGGACTGTCGGGGAGCCAAGGCAGCCTAACACAGCTGTTTgggggccctgcctcctcctcctcttcctcctcctcctcggcagCCGACAAACCTCTGACGCTGAGTGGCTGGGCCAGCGGCTGCCCGTCGGGGACGCTATCCGACTCCGGCCGAAACTCACTGTCCAGCTTGCCTACTTACAGCACCGGGGGTGCAGAGCCAGCCACTAGCTCCCCAGGCGGGCACCTGCCCTCCCACGGCCCTGGGAGGGGGGCACTGCCTGGGCCAGCCCGAGGGGCCCCTGCTGGGCCCTCCCACTCTGACAGCGGTCGATCGTCCTCCAGCAAGAGCACAGGCTCCCTGGGGGGCCGCGTGGCTGGGGGGCTCTTGGGCAGCGGTCCCCGGGCCTCCCCTGACAGCAGTTCCTGTGGGGAacgctccccaccccctcccccaccccctccacccccttcgGATGAGGCCCTGCTGCACTGTGTCCTCGAAGGAAAGCTCCGAGACCGGGAGGCAGAGCTGCAGCAGCTGCGGGATGGTCTGGACGAGAATGAG GCGTATGAGGAACGGCAGCGGCACTGGCAGCGCGAGCGCGAGGCCCTGCGAGAGGACGGTGTGGCCCAGGCGCAGCGGGCACAGCGGGCCCAACAGCTGCTGCAGCTTCAGGTGTTCCAGCTTCAGCAGGAGAAGCGGCAGCTGCAGGACGACTTTGCGCAGCTGCTGCAGGAACGTGAGCAGCTGGAGCGGCGCTGCGCCACCTTTGAGCGGGAGCAGCGGGAGCTCGGGCCTCGACTTGAGGAGACCAAGTGGGAG GTGTGCCAGAAGTCAGGCGAGATTTCCCTACTGAAGCAGCAACTGAAGGAGTCTCAAGCAGAGCTGGTGCAGAAGGGCAGTGAGCTGGTGGCGCTGCGAGTGGCACTTCGGGAGGCTCGGGCGGCGCTGCGAGTCAGTGAGGGCCGGGCACGGGGCCTCCAGGAGGCTGCCCGAACtcgggagctggagctggaggcctGTTCTCAGGAGCTGCAGCGGCACCGCCAGGAGGCCGAGCGGCTGCGGGAGAAAGCTGGGCAGTTGGACACTGAGGCGGCCGGTCTCCGGGAACCTCCTGTGCCACCTGCCACTGCTGACCCATTCCTCCTGGCAGAGAGTGATGAGGCCAAGGCACAGCGGGcggcagctggggtggggggcagcctgCGGGCCCAGGTGGAGCGGCTCCGGGCAGAGCTACAGCGGGAGCGACGGAGGGGCGAGGAGCAGCGGGACAGCTTCGAAGGGGAGCGGCTGGCCTGGCAGGCGGAGAAGGAGCAGGTGATCCGCTACCAGAAGCAGCTGCAGCACAACTACATCCAGATGTACCGTCGCAACCGGCAGCTGGAGCAGGAGCTTCAACAGCTCAGCCTGGAGCTGGAGGCCCGGGAACTCGCTGACCTGGGTCTGGCGGAGCCGTCTCCCTGCATCTGCCTGGAGGAGATCACTGCCACCGAAATCTAG
- the TWNK gene encoding twinkle protein, mitochondrial isoform X1 — protein sequence MWVLLRSGCPLRILLPLRGSWMSRRGLPRNLAPGPPRRRYRKEALPALEVPVLPVTATEIRQYLRAHGIPFQDGHSCLRAPSPFVGASKLKDQTGATTSFSLFIDKTTGRFLCMTSLAEGSWEDFQASVEGRGDGAREGVLLSEAPEAENSEEVRRIWDRAIPLWELPEPEEAQLARVMFGLTKVTDDTLKRFSVRYLRPARSLVFPWFSPGGLGLRGLKLLGAEDQGGRVHYVETTIPRPGSYHNLFGLPLINRRDVEVVLTSRELDSLALNQSTGLPTLALPRGTACLPPALLPYLEQFRRIVLWLGDDLRSWEAAKLFARKLNPKRCSLVRPGDQQPSPLEAVNQGLNLSRILRTALPAWHKSIVSFRQLREEVLGELSNVEQAAGVRWSRFPDLNRLLKGHRKGELTVFTGPTGSGKTTFISEYALDLCTQGVNTLWGSFEISNVRLARVMLTQFAVGRLEEQLDKYDEWADRFEDLPLYFMTFHGQQSIRTVIDTMQHAVYVYDICHVVIDNLQFMMGHEQLSTDRIAAQDYIVGAFRKFATDSSCHVTLVIHPRKEDDDKELQTASIFGSAKASQEADNVLILQDRKLVTGPGKRYLQVSKNRFDGDVGVFPLEFNKNSLTFCIPPKSKARLKKIKDDNGLVAKKPSSGKKGAMSQISETCSGQAPNPCQPDLSKPSR from the exons ATGTGGGTCCTTCTCCGAAGTGGGTGCCCCCTCCGCATCCTGCTGCCCCTGCGTGGGTCGTGGATGAGTCGGAGGGGCCTGCCACGAAACTTGGCCCCCGGCCCTCCTCGCAGACGGTATAGGAAAGAGGCTCTCCCCGCCTTGGAGGTACCAGTGTTGCCTGTAACTGCAACTGAAATACGCCAATATTTGCGAGCACATGGGATTCCCTTCCAGGATGGGCACAGCTGCCTTCGGGCACCAAGCCCCTTTGTAGGGGCTTCGAAACTCAAGGACCAGACTGGTGCTACCACTTCCTTCAGTCTCTTTATTGACAAGACCACAGGCCGCTTCCTCTGCATGACGAGCCTAGCAGAGGGGAGCTGGGAAGACTTCCAGGCCAGCGTGGAGGGGCGAGGTgatggggccagggagggggtcCTGCTTAGTGAGGCCCCAGAAGCTGAGAACAGTGAGGAGGTCCGGAGGATCTGGGACCGAGCAATACCTCTCTGGGAGCTGCCTGAACCAGAGGAGGCTCAACTGGCTCGTGTGATGTTTGGCCTTACCAAAGTGACAGACGACACACTCAAGCGTTTCAGCGTGCGCTATCTGCGGCCTGCTCGCAGCCTTGTCTTCCCTTGGTTCTCCCCTGGAGGTTTGGGATTACGAGGCCTGAAGCTACTAGGGGCTGAAGACCAGGGGGGTAGAGTGCACTATGTGGAGACCACCATTCCCCGGCCTGGTTCCTACCACAACCTGTTCGGATTACCACTGATCAATCGTCGAGATGTTGAGGTGGTACTAACAAGTCGTGAGCTGGACAGCCTGGCCTTGAACCAGTCCACAGGGCTGCCAACCCTTGCCCTACCCCGAGGAACAGCCTGCTTACCCCCTGCCTTGCTTCCTTACCTTGAACAGTTCCGGCGCATCGTGCTCTGGCTGGGGGATGACCTTCGGTCCTGGGAAGCTGCCAAGTTGTTTGCCCGAAAACTGAACCCCAAGAGATGCTCCTTGGTGCGGCCTGGAGACCAGCAGCCCTCTCCCCTGGAGGCTGTGAACCAAGGTTTAAACCTTTCCCGTATTCTACGTACTGCCCTGCCCGCCTGGCACAAGTCTATTGTGTCTTTCCGGCAGCTTCGGGAGGAGGTGCTTGGAGAACTGTCAAATGTGGAGCAGGCAGCCGGCGTTCGCTGGAGCCGCTTCCCAGACCTCAATCGTCTCTTGAAGGGACATCGGAAGGGCGAACTGACAGTCTTTACAG GGCCAACAGGCAGTGGAAAGACGACATTCATCAGCGAGTATGCCCTGGATTTGTGTACGCAGGGGGTGAACACGCTGTGGGGTAGCTTTGAGATCAGCAATGTGAGACTAGCCCGGGTCATGCTGACACAATTTGCTGTGGGGCGGCTGGAAGAGCAACTGGACAAATATGATGAGTGGGCTGACCGCTTTGAGGACCTGCCCCTCTATTTCATGACTTTCCATGGGCAACAGAGCATCAG GACTGTAATAGACACGATGCAACATGCAGTCTACGTTTATGACATTTGTCATGTGGTCATCGACAATCTGCAATTTATGATGGGTCATGAGCAGCTATCCACAGACAG GATTGCAGCCCAAGACTATATCGTTGGGGCCTTTCGGAAGTTTGCAACAGACAGTAGCTGCCATGTGACACTGGTCATTCACCCCCGGAAAGAGGATGATGATAAGGAACTACAGACAGCATCCATTTTTGGTTCAGCCAAA GCAAGCCAGGAAGCTGACAATGTTCTGATCCTGCAAGATAGGAAGCTGGTAACCGGGCCAGGCAAACGGTATCTGCAGGTGTCCAAGAACCGTTTTGATGGAGACGTAGGTGTCTTCCCACTTGAATTCAACAAGAACTCTCTCACCTTCTGCATACCACCAAAGAGCAAGGCGCGGCTCAAGAAGATCAAGGATGACAATGGGCTGGTGGCCAAAAAGCCCTCTTCTGGCAAAAAGGGGGCTATGTCCCAGATCTCTGAGACCTGCTCAGGCCAggcccccaacccctgccagcCAGACCTCTCCAAGCCTTCAAGGTGA
- the TWNK gene encoding twinkle protein, mitochondrial isoform X2: MLTQFAVGRLEEQLDKYDEWADRFEDLPLYFMTFHGQQSIRTVIDTMQHAVYVYDICHVVIDNLQFMMGHEQLSTDRIAAQDYIVGAFRKFATDSSCHVTLVIHPRKEDDDKELQTASIFGSAKASQEADNVLILQDRKLVTGPGKRYLQVSKNRFDGDVGVFPLEFNKNSLTFCIPPKSKARLKKIKDDNGLVAKKPSSGKKGAMSQISETCSGQAPNPCQPDLSKPSR, from the exons ATGCTGACACAATTTGCTGTGGGGCGGCTGGAAGAGCAACTGGACAAATATGATGAGTGGGCTGACCGCTTTGAGGACCTGCCCCTCTATTTCATGACTTTCCATGGGCAACAGAGCATCAG GACTGTAATAGACACGATGCAACATGCAGTCTACGTTTATGACATTTGTCATGTGGTCATCGACAATCTGCAATTTATGATGGGTCATGAGCAGCTATCCACAGACAG GATTGCAGCCCAAGACTATATCGTTGGGGCCTTTCGGAAGTTTGCAACAGACAGTAGCTGCCATGTGACACTGGTCATTCACCCCCGGAAAGAGGATGATGATAAGGAACTACAGACAGCATCCATTTTTGGTTCAGCCAAA GCAAGCCAGGAAGCTGACAATGTTCTGATCCTGCAAGATAGGAAGCTGGTAACCGGGCCAGGCAAACGGTATCTGCAGGTGTCCAAGAACCGTTTTGATGGAGACGTAGGTGTCTTCCCACTTGAATTCAACAAGAACTCTCTCACCTTCTGCATACCACCAAAGAGCAAGGCGCGGCTCAAGAAGATCAAGGATGACAATGGGCTGGTGGCCAAAAAGCCCTCTTCTGGCAAAAAGGGGGCTATGTCCCAGATCTCTGAGACCTGCTCAGGCCAggcccccaacccctgccagcCAGACCTCTCCAAGCCTTCAAGGTGA
- the MRPL43 gene encoding 39S ribosomal protein L43, mitochondrial — MTARGTASRFLTSVLHNGLGRYVQQLQRLSFSLSRDAPSSRGAREFVEHEVTDFARRNPGVVIYVNPQPCCVPRVVAEYLNGAVREESIHCKSVEEIATLVQKLADQSGLDVIRIRKPFHTDSPSIQGQWHPFTNKSTTLGGLRPREVQDPAPGQVQVQ; from the exons ATGACGGCGCGCGGGACCGCTAGCCGCTTCCTGACCAGTGTCCTGCACAATGGGCTGGGTCGCTACGTACAGCAGCTGCAGCGCCTCAGCTTTAGCCTCAGCCGGGACGCGCCCTCTTCCCGCGGCGCCAG GGAGTTCGTGGAACATGAGGTGACTGACTTCGCCCGACGGAATCCCGGGGTCGTAATATACGTGAACCCGCAGCCGTGCTGTGTGCCGAGGGTTGTGGCCGAATACC TTAACGGGGCTGTGCGCGAGGAGAGCATCCACTGCAAGTCGGTCGAGGAGATCGCTACGTTGGTGCAGAAGCTGGCGGACCAGTCGGGCTTGGATGTGATCCGCATCCGCAAGCCCTTCCACACGGACAGCCCTAGCATCCAGGGCCAGTGGCATCCCTTCACCAACAAATCGACAACATTGGGCGGGCTGCGCCCCAGAGAGGTCCAGGAtcctgccccaggccaggtgcAAGTACAGTGA